From Spirosoma agri, one genomic window encodes:
- a CDS encoding sialate O-acetylesterase yields MTVVLRLLKTAQFLFLFVSYTGFAQLQLTFPTSRLVLQRNNNNQANVPVAGQCPANATQVRAQLTVRQGGLSTGWIVLDNAPSSGSFQGTFTGVTGGWYDLEVKAYAGATELASLTTPRIGVGEVFITSGQSNSWGVNCYSGQASDDRVSIINYWTGQAGQFSESSLPFVVSHADLATGITNTGMFPGAYLYVWGALGERLVSQLGVPVMFYGASYSGTNSKHWVHSANGEESFQNLSQNMPYRLLGATIQHYLKRTGVRAVLWHQGEGDNYYQSRDDYLTNIGTVINKSRAQLGFGNLSWVVSRVSYIPAALGSEYANHETDQNIIDAQNILAGQPNNWTGPATDGMIYPNYRRADYFHLHFDADDCPALTDVWTQALPPTYFTSTQPSLPDRTVLLTTGYVFPFTTSAGQSVQVPYFSRVPVRADNQYTVDMLTETGCYLGTLTAGTANPLSVTLPSWANGRYRFRVNSTSPATTGEPNEPITVNGSGSGLPPNLPALVLSTVQNGNWDNPQVWSCGRIPTVADTTELRHVITIPAGVQAQTGFLYYKNGAQLIYQSGGSLRIK; encoded by the coding sequence ATGACAGTTGTGTTACGTTTATTGAAAACGGCTCAATTTCTTTTCCTGTTTGTATCGTATACCGGTTTCGCGCAGTTACAGCTTACGTTTCCAACCAGCCGATTGGTGCTCCAGCGTAACAATAACAACCAGGCGAATGTACCGGTAGCAGGCCAGTGTCCTGCCAATGCGACCCAAGTCAGGGCTCAGTTAACGGTTCGTCAGGGAGGTCTGTCTACGGGTTGGATCGTTCTGGATAACGCGCCCAGCAGTGGGTCCTTTCAGGGAACATTCACCGGCGTAACGGGTGGCTGGTATGATCTCGAAGTGAAGGCTTATGCGGGCGCAACCGAACTGGCGTCTCTAACAACACCACGCATTGGCGTTGGTGAAGTGTTCATCACGTCCGGGCAATCCAATTCCTGGGGCGTCAACTGCTACAGCGGACAGGCCAGTGATGACCGGGTATCCATCATCAATTATTGGACCGGGCAGGCGGGGCAATTCTCGGAAAGTTCGTTACCGTTTGTGGTTAGTCACGCCGATCTGGCGACGGGCATTACCAATACGGGCATGTTTCCGGGTGCTTACCTGTATGTGTGGGGAGCCCTTGGCGAACGACTGGTTTCTCAATTGGGTGTACCGGTCATGTTCTATGGCGCTTCGTATTCAGGCACGAACTCCAAGCACTGGGTACACTCGGCCAATGGCGAAGAAAGTTTTCAGAATTTATCGCAAAATATGCCGTATCGGTTGTTGGGGGCAACCATCCAGCACTACCTGAAGCGAACGGGCGTACGGGCGGTTTTGTGGCATCAGGGCGAGGGTGATAACTACTACCAGTCACGAGACGATTACCTGACCAATATTGGTACGGTCATCAATAAATCGCGCGCGCAGCTGGGCTTCGGCAACCTGAGCTGGGTCGTTTCGCGGGTTAGTTACATTCCTGCCGCCCTGGGTAGTGAATACGCCAACCACGAAACGGATCAGAACATCATTGATGCGCAGAACATTCTCGCGGGGCAGCCCAATAACTGGACAGGACCGGCTACAGATGGCATGATTTACCCGAACTATCGGCGAGCCGACTATTTTCATCTTCACTTCGATGCCGACGACTGCCCGGCATTGACTGATGTGTGGACGCAGGCACTCCCCCCAACCTACTTCACAAGCACTCAGCCTTCGCTGCCGGATCGAACGGTCTTGCTGACAACGGGTTACGTTTTCCCCTTTACTACCTCGGCGGGTCAGTCGGTTCAGGTTCCTTATTTTTCGCGGGTTCCGGTGCGGGCCGATAACCAATATACCGTCGATATGCTGACTGAGACCGGCTGTTACCTGGGCACCCTGACGGCAGGCACCGCCAATCCTCTATCCGTTACGTTACCGAGCTGGGCGAATGGCCGGTATCGTTTTCGAGTCAACTCCACATCACCCGCCACAACCGGCGAACCTAACGAACCAATAACCGTCAACGGCTCGGGTAGTGGATTACCGCCGAACCTGCCGGCATTGGTATTGAGTACGGTGCAGAACGGCAACTGGGATAATCCACAGGTATGGTCGTGCGGACGCATCCCTACCGTAGCCGATACGACCGAGCTCAGACACGTCATTACGATACCCGCTGGCGTTCAGGCACAAACGGGTTTTCTTTATTATAAAAATGGCGCTCAGCTGATCTACCAGAGCGGGGGTTCGCTCCGAATCAAGTAA